From the genome of Hathewaya histolytica, one region includes:
- a CDS encoding peptidylprolyl isomerase, which yields MKNPIVTIKMENGKVMKGELYPEIAPNTVKNFINLVEKGYYNGLIFHRVIPGFMIQGGCPEKTGMGGPGYAIKGEFTSNGFKNDLKHTEGVMSMARTMDPNSAGSQFFIMTSNSPHLDGSYAAFGKIIEGMEVAKEVVMTKRDMSDRPYENQVMQEVTVETFGEEFGEPEKIS from the coding sequence ATGAAGAATCCAATAGTAACAATAAAAATGGAAAATGGTAAAGTAATGAAAGGTGAGTTATATCCAGAAATAGCACCTAATACAGTTAAGAATTTTATAAATTTAGTTGAAAAAGGATATTATAATGGTTTAATATTTCACAGAGTAATACCAGGATTTATGATTCAAGGTGGATGCCCAGAGAAAACTGGAATGGGCGGACCAGGTTATGCTATAAAAGGAGAATTTACTTCTAATGGTTTTAAAAATGATTTAAAGCATACAGAAGGGGTTATGTCTATGGCAAGAACTATGGATCCAAATTCAGCTGGAAGTCAGTTCTTTATAATGACATCTAATTCTCCTCATCTAGATGGAAGCTATGCAGCTTTTGGTAAAATAATAGAAGGTATGGAAGTAGCTAAAGAAGTGGTTATGACAAAGAGAGATATGTCTGATAGACCATATGAAAATCAAGTAATGCAAGAGGTTACAGTAGAAACTTTTGGTGAGGAGTTCGGAGAGCCAGAGAAAATTTCTTAA
- the murI gene encoding glutamate racemase — translation MEQRDKSIGFFDSGLGGISVLKEALKIMPNENYIYFGDSKNAPYGRKSIDEVKDLTFKAIEFLLSKDVKAIVVACNTATSAAIRELREKYSSIPIVGIEPAVKPAVKLDRNGKIVIMATPVTLAQKKFKDLYEQYKLDTEIEPLPCPELVEFVERGEVAGERVFNYIKEKLSTYEYENIGAIVLGCTHYPFVEEIIKKVVGDDIPVIHGGEGTAKQLQRLLKENDIQTKNNEKGIVEVYNSLEDEKIMDLSKKLLDL, via the coding sequence TTGGAACAAAGAGATAAGAGTATAGGTTTTTTTGATTCAGGATTAGGTGGAATAAGCGTGTTGAAAGAGGCATTAAAAATAATGCCTAATGAAAATTATATATATTTTGGTGACTCAAAGAATGCTCCTTATGGGAGAAAATCTATTGATGAAGTTAAGGATTTGACATTTAAAGCTATAGAATTTTTGTTATCAAAGGACGTGAAAGCTATAGTTGTAGCTTGTAATACTGCTACAAGTGCAGCTATTAGGGAACTTAGAGAAAAGTATAGTAGTATTCCCATAGTTGGTATAGAACCAGCAGTTAAACCAGCAGTAAAGTTGGATAGAAATGGAAAGATAGTTATAATGGCAACACCTGTAACCCTAGCACAGAAAAAGTTTAAGGATTTATATGAACAATATAAATTAGATACTGAAATAGAGCCATTGCCATGTCCAGAATTAGTTGAATTTGTGGAAAGAGGAGAAGTTGCGGGAGAGAGAGTTTTTAATTACATAAAGGAAAAACTCAGCACATATGAATATGAAAATATAGGAGCTATTGTTTTAGGATGTACACATTATCCTTTTGTAGAAGAGATCATAAAGAAAGTTGTAGGAGATGATATACCTGTGATACATGGAGGAGAAGGGACAGCAAAACAACTTCAAAGACTTTTAAAAGAAAATGATATACAAACTAAAAATAATGAAAAAGGTATTGTAGAAGTATATAATTCATTAGAGGATGAGAAAATTATGGATTTAAGTAAAAAGTTATTAGATTTATAA
- a CDS encoding ABC transporter permease, which yields MIIYSINTYFKTTWKRWIYVSIVLFLAFLVLKYIGPEEFLKPGEKIGLWDYLFSSLSYPFLNLLVIPTCYCYLVSDIVSKDYAEGYINFILTRSPNRLKYFLSKVIIIFLTSNLFYLLCIFILIFISFIYQMPIQNDNYYYVVRAVMESGGSMVGLFMTQYVLLTLELEFLGIFTVVIALFFNKSIYSFIGLFILIIQGHNAIFNNSNNRLLSPLAQGCLSLHVPYYAYGIGREVNSIIAKFTVNYSIMFLNMLILICCIIGYLKIRTTNIHTKRVI from the coding sequence GTGATTATATATTCTATTAATACATACTTTAAAACAACATGGAAAAGATGGATATATGTTTCTATAGTTTTATTTTTAGCATTTTTAGTTTTAAAATATATTGGCCCAGAAGAATTTTTGAAACCAGGTGAAAAGATAGGTTTATGGGATTACTTATTTAGTTCATTGTCTTACCCTTTTCTTAATCTTTTAGTGATACCAACATGCTATTGTTATTTGGTGTCAGATATAGTAAGTAAGGATTATGCAGAAGGATACATAAATTTTATTTTAACCAGGTCACCTAATAGATTAAAGTATTTTTTATCTAAGGTAATAATTATATTTTTAACCTCAAATCTATTTTATTTACTTTGTATATTTATTTTAATATTTATAAGTTTTATATATCAAATGCCAATTCAAAATGATAACTATTATTATGTTGTAAGAGCTGTTATGGAATCTGGAGGAAGTATGGTAGGACTTTTTATGACTCAATATGTATTATTAACTTTAGAATTAGAGTTTCTAGGTATTTTTACTGTAGTTATAGCATTATTCTTTAATAAGTCTATTTATAGTTTTATAGGCTTATTCATACTCATAATTCAAGGGCATAATGCTATATTTAATAATAGTAATAATAGATTATTATCACCACTAGCTCAGGGATGCTTATCCCTTCATGTACCATATTATGCTTATGGAATTGGTAGAGAGGTAAATTCAATTATAGCAAAATTCACAGTGAATTATTCAATAATGTTCTTAAATATGCTAATTCTTATATGTTGTATTATTGGATATCTTAAGATTAGAACAACAAATATACATACTAAAAGGGTGATTTAA
- a CDS encoding ATP-binding cassette domain-containing protein, translating to MTNKILSLSNVGKKFHDEIILKDVNLEINRGEVIGIVGKNGSGKTTLLRIMLGLNYANEGEVIVGEKKVTPGILGDLPVNVGALIETPKFLPQFSGLKNLSMLALIKDVISEKDIRNVIRRVGLNPESKIPVSKYSLGMRQRLGIAQAIMENPELILFDEPTNALDTTGVETFSEIVKELSNKGTSFIIVSHRKEEIDMLCDKVYKIEKSTLTILKS from the coding sequence ATGACAAATAAAATCTTAAGTCTTAGCAATGTAGGTAAAAAGTTTCATGATGAAATTATTTTAAAAGATGTTAATTTAGAAATTAATAGGGGAGAAGTAATTGGTATAGTCGGGAAAAATGGAAGTGGAAAAACTACATTACTTAGGATAATGTTAGGTCTTAATTATGCTAATGAGGGTGAAGTTATTGTAGGAGAGAAAAAGGTTACTCCCGGTATCTTAGGGGATTTACCAGTTAATGTAGGAGCATTAATAGAAACTCCGAAGTTTTTACCACAATTTTCTGGACTTAAAAACCTATCCATGCTAGCTTTAATTAAGGATGTTATTAGCGAAAAAGATATAAGAAATGTTATTAGAAGGGTCGGATTAAACCCTGAAAGTAAGATACCAGTAAGTAAATATTCTTTGGGAATGAGACAAAGACTTGGTATAGCACAGGCTATTATGGAAAATCCAGAGCTAATACTCTTTGATGAACCTACAAATGCTTTAGATACTACAGGTGTTGAAACTTTTTCTGAAATTGTGAAAGAACTTTCAAACAAGGGTACAAGCTTTATAATTGTATCTCATAGAAAAGAGGAAATTGATATGTTATGTGATAAAGTTTATAAAATCGAAAAATCCACTTTAACTATTTTAAAGTCGTAA
- a CDS encoding M15 family metallopeptidase, with amino-acid sequence MSNKYNKINKKNKKYILLFLFILSSCLIISKNLDNIYIFKKQETSEEVKSSNSASVDTNSDFEKNTKNTMETYLREKYKIDDTTYTENRVTYVKNLGDIGIFVSKKRSLTCWYEPEGLLPVKIPFCRINFSKENMMVKDAAKAVEKLVGDAEEEGIYFKGVSAYRSYNTQETTYLYISKTKGEEHADVYSARPGQSEHQTGLSIDLGIRSLNYDLNENFADTKEGIWLSKNCSKYGFIIRYPKGKEHITGYSFEPWHIRYVGAELAKYLTENNLTLDEFYDFK; translated from the coding sequence ATGAGTAATAAATATAATAAAATAAATAAAAAAAATAAAAAATATATTTTATTATTTTTATTTATTTTATCTAGTTGCTTGATTATAAGTAAAAATTTAGACAATATATATATCTTTAAAAAACAAGAAACTTCCGAAGAGGTGAAATCTTCAAATTCAGCTTCAGTTGATACTAATAGTGATTTTGAAAAAAATACTAAAAATACTATGGAAACTTATCTTAGGGAAAAATATAAAATAGATGATACTACATATACAGAAAATAGGGTTACTTACGTTAAGAATTTAGGGGATATAGGAATATTTGTTAGTAAAAAAAGAAGTTTGACATGTTGGTATGAACCTGAAGGACTTTTACCCGTTAAAATACCATTCTGTAGAATTAATTTTTCAAAGGAAAATATGATGGTTAAGGATGCTGCTAAGGCTGTAGAAAAGCTAGTTGGGGATGCTGAAGAAGAAGGGATTTATTTTAAAGGTGTGTCAGCCTATAGGTCTTATAATACCCAAGAAACTACATATTTATATATAAGTAAAACTAAAGGAGAAGAACATGCTGATGTATACTCGGCTAGACCAGGACAAAGCGAGCATCAAACCGGACTTTCTATAGACCTCGGTATTAGAAGTTTAAATTACGATTTGAATGAAAATTTTGCAGATACTAAAGAAGGAATTTGGCTTTCAAAAAATTGTTCTAAATATGGCTTTATAATAAGATATCCAAAGGGAAAGGAGCATATAACAGGTTACTCTTTTGAACCTTGGCATATTAGGTATGTTGGAGCAGAACTAGCAAAATATTTAACGGAAAACAATCTTACACTAGATGAATTTTATGATTTCAAATAA
- a CDS encoding TDE2712 family protein — MLKTIKKNLDAIEAMNYFWQAASEKENVSEQFFHDVGNMPAMTCIYDEEFDAESVRRTLSAIKNREPLTGNKKEKRFWNYNMWIMEDMEYMKAMIQPVKQLNLDCLVDKLQDAEGADRYEELEVIFSPMHMDEYIIKDNRLLINFFMVKPSLVDDKVLVKDKEINEYIEEKLRKLLSK, encoded by the coding sequence ATGTTAAAAACTATAAAGAAGAATTTAGATGCAATAGAAGCCATGAATTATTTTTGGCAAGCAGCTAGCGAAAAGGAAAATGTTTCAGAACAATTTTTTCATGATGTTGGAAATATGCCAGCTATGACATGTATATATGATGAAGAATTTGATGCAGAATCAGTTAGAAGAACTTTAAGTGCTATAAAAAATAGAGAACCTTTGACAGGAAATAAGAAAGAAAAAAGATTCTGGAATTATAACATGTGGATAATGGAAGACATGGAATATATGAAAGCTATGATTCAACCTGTAAAGCAACTAAATTTAGATTGTTTAGTAGATAAATTACAAGATGCAGAAGGTGCTGATAGATATGAGGAATTAGAAGTTATATTCTCACCAATGCATATGGATGAATATATTATAAAAGATAATAGATTATTGATAAATTTCTTTATGGTTAAACCAAGTTTAGTAGATGATAAAGTTTTAGTTAAAGATAAAGAGATAAATGAATATATAGAAGAGAAATTAAGAAAACTTTTAAGTAAATAG
- a CDS encoding DUF503 domain-containing protein has product MFIGSAKVYMRANWCHSLKEKRMIVRSIVDKTKNKFNISIAEVENQDLHNSLVIGFACVSSNKKLVESMVNKVLDYIEGNTEAEIIDIETEIL; this is encoded by the coding sequence TTGTTTATAGGAAGTGCAAAAGTTTATATGAGAGCAAATTGGTGCCATTCTTTGAAAGAAAAAAGAATGATAGTGCGAAGTATAGTGGATAAAACAAAAAATAAATTTAATATTTCTATTGCTGAGGTGGAGAATCAAGATTTACATAATTCTTTGGTCATTGGATTTGCGTGTGTAAGTTCTAATAAAAAGCTAGTTGAAAGTATGGTAAATAAAGTTTTAGATTATATAGAAGGCAATACAGAGGCGGAGATAATTGATATAGAAACGGAGATATTATAG
- a CDS encoding peptidylprolyl isomerase, with amino-acid sequence MDNNVLAKVNGIEITEENLNALMSSLDPQVAMQFYSPEGKERLLEELINQELFYAEALDKNFAEEEEFKNEVERIKKNTLKQYALRKVLAEAKVIEEEAEEFYNSHKESYSKPEEVRASHILVDTEEKANEILKDIKEGKSFEDAAKENSKCPSSSVGGDLGAFAKGRMVPEFEEAAFKMEIGDISEAVKTQFGYHIIKLTEKTPAGVAPFEEVKSQVYNAVLGMKQQEKYMDKAKQLREKFNVEIVK; translated from the coding sequence ATGGATAATAACGTTTTAGCAAAAGTTAATGGAATAGAAATTACAGAAGAGAATTTAAATGCTTTAATGTCAAGTTTAGATCCTCAAGTGGCTATGCAATTTTACTCACCAGAAGGTAAAGAAAGATTATTAGAAGAATTAATAAACCAAGAATTATTCTATGCCGAAGCTTTAGATAAGAATTTTGCAGAAGAAGAAGAGTTTAAGAATGAAGTAGAGAGAATTAAAAAGAATACTTTAAAACAATATGCCTTAAGAAAAGTACTAGCTGAAGCTAAGGTTATTGAGGAAGAAGCGGAAGAATTTTATAATTCACATAAAGAAAGTTATAGTAAACCAGAAGAAGTTAGAGCTAGTCATATTCTAGTTGATACAGAAGAAAAGGCTAATGAAATATTAAAAGATATAAAAGAAGGTAAATCTTTTGAAGATGCTGCAAAGGAAAATTCAAAATGTCCATCAAGCAGTGTTGGTGGAGATTTAGGAGCATTTGCTAAAGGAAGAATGGTTCCAGAATTTGAAGAGGCTGCATTTAAGATGGAAATTGGAGATATAAGTGAAGCAGTTAAAACACAATTTGGATACCACATAATAAAATTAACAGAAAAGACTCCAGCAGGTGTTGCTCCATTTGAAGAAGTTAAATCTCAAGTATACAATGCAGTATTAGGTATGAAACAACAAGAAAAGTATATGGATAAAGCAAAGCAATTAAGAGAAAAGTTTAATGTTGAAATAGTAAAATAA
- a CDS encoding PTS sugar transporter subunit IIC, producing the protein MFAIIKGIGLLVFTLVLFSIFSLKMPKGQKAMSGLADAAVATFLIEAIHKYISGNLLHIDFLGKVGATSGSLGGVAAVILVSINMGASPIYAVAAGVAVGGYGILPGFIAGYIVGFIAPILEKKLPEGLDVILGALILAPLARGIAFAMDPIVNATLINIGEMISVAADQSPLVMGFLLGGIMKMICTSPLSSMALTAMLGLKGLAMGIAAIACVGGSFTNGIVFHRLKLGNRSNVIAVMLEPLTQADIVTTNAIPIYCSNFFGGGLAGLAAAYFKIINNAPGTASPIPGLLAPFGFNEPKNVIMAVILGAIGGSIAGFIGSTVFKSFTKKENITKKPSQEIV; encoded by the coding sequence ATGTTTGCCATAATAAAAGGTATAGGTTTATTAGTCTTTACACTTGTTTTATTTTCTATATTCAGTTTAAAGATGCCTAAAGGACAAAAAGCTATGTCTGGCCTTGCAGATGCAGCAGTAGCAACTTTCTTAATAGAGGCCATTCATAAGTATATTAGTGGAAACTTACTTCATATTGATTTTCTAGGTAAAGTTGGAGCTACATCTGGAAGCCTTGGAGGAGTAGCAGCGGTTATCCTAGTTTCTATTAATATGGGTGCTAGTCCAATATATGCAGTTGCAGCAGGTGTTGCTGTAGGTGGATATGGAATATTACCAGGATTCATTGCAGGATATATAGTTGGGTTTATAGCTCCAATATTAGAAAAGAAATTGCCAGAAGGATTAGATGTTATTTTGGGAGCATTAATTCTAGCACCATTAGCAAGAGGGATAGCTTTTGCTATGGATCCTATAGTAAATGCTACTTTAATAAATATTGGTGAAATGATATCTGTAGCAGCAGATCAATCACCACTTGTTATGGGATTTTTACTAGGTGGAATAATGAAAATGATATGTACTTCTCCTTTAAGTTCTATGGCTTTAACAGCGATGCTAGGATTAAAGGGACTTGCAATGGGTATTGCTGCCATAGCTTGTGTAGGAGGATCTTTTACAAATGGAATAGTATTTCATAGATTGAAACTTGGAAATAGGAGTAATGTTATAGCTGTAATGTTAGAACCTTTGACTCAAGCAGACATTGTAACAACTAATGCAATTCCGATATATTGTTCAAACTTCTTTGGAGGAGGACTTGCAGGACTTGCAGCAGCGTATTTTAAAATTATAAATAATGCACCAGGTACAGCATCACCAATACCAGGACTATTAGCTCCATTTGGATTTAACGAACCTAAAAATGTAATAATGGCAGTAATTCTAGGTGCTATAGGTGGTTCTATTGCTGGATTTATTGGAAGCACAGTATTTAAATCATTTACAAAAAAAGAAAATATAACTAAAAAACCTAGTCAAGAAATTGTCTAG
- a CDS encoding response regulator: MKIFIVEDDINVIKILKMIIEDHNIGEVVGHSLNGNDGFREISILKPDIVLVDLLMPEKDGISLVLEIKKTLPSIHFIMLSQVADKDMIAKAYESGVEFYINKPVNAIEVERVLNKSIESITMNRTLNKIQNIFEKSQDNIQVKEITNTKEHIKKLKFLMQRIGIMGEIGSEDIINIIDFLIVNKKSMSDYTMKELCAIFSENPKSMEQRIRRTANVGMINLANLGIEDYMNEIFIEYSNGLYNFQQVKKEMDYIRGKSKIRGKISIKKFMNGLVFYCEK; the protein is encoded by the coding sequence ATGAAGATATTCATAGTTGAAGATGATATTAATGTAATAAAAATTTTAAAGATGATTATTGAGGATCATAATATAGGCGAGGTAGTAGGACATAGTTTAAATGGTAATGATGGATTTAGAGAAATATCCATTTTAAAACCAGATATAGTTTTAGTAGATTTGTTAATGCCTGAAAAGGATGGGATTTCTTTAGTATTAGAAATAAAGAAAACATTACCTTCTATTCATTTTATTATGTTATCTCAAGTTGCTGATAAAGACATGATAGCTAAGGCCTACGAAAGCGGAGTGGAATTTTACATAAATAAGCCAGTTAATGCTATAGAAGTAGAAAGAGTTTTAAATAAATCAATTGAATCTATTACAATGAATAGGACACTAAACAAGATTCAGAATATTTTTGAAAAAAGTCAAGACAACATTCAAGTTAAAGAAATAACTAATACTAAAGAACATATTAAAAAACTAAAGTTTTTAATGCAGAGAATAGGTATAATGGGTGAAATAGGAAGTGAAGATATTATAAACATAATTGATTTTCTAATAGTAAATAAGAAAAGTATGTCTGATTATACTATGAAAGAGTTATGTGCTATATTTTCTGAAAATCCAAAATCTATGGAACAAAGAATTAGAAGGACAGCTAATGTAGGTATGATAAACTTAGCTAATTTGGGAATAGAGGATTATATGAATGAAATATTTATAGAATACTCCAATGGACTTTATAATTTTCAACAAGTAAAAAAAGAAATGGACTATATAAGAGGAAAGAGTAAAATAAGAGGTAAAATAAGCATTAAAAAATTTATGAATGGTCTAGTATTCTATTGTGAAAAGTAG
- a CDS encoding ATP-binding protein, with translation MINSLGKHQKLKDSRNVLLIAVCVTLVSQIQLYFLVPDFRVSMGIIVFPIALYYFENISTIKTALLTALFVYIWRIILHYITNGSMESVFLAYFPEIFFYLFYGVFFSVLNRKNKDFHLNKLFTNLVISDYLANAIEIILRTPSGIMNFRINISLIVVALIRTLIICVILKIFKLYNVLLLKKEHEEKYRKLLILSSQLKSEVFWMEKNMHHIERTMTEAYKLFENIRANINNDLWEKSALAIAKDIHEIKKEYVLVVRGVRELTYDKFKDEGMDLKDMLYILEKSIKDDSKNREVNVKFNINYQNNFYTTKHYYLMSIFRNLLNNSIDAFNNVDVDNIIYFKQEILNDFYVFIIGDNGSGIEDSDLEFIFSPGYSTKINYTTGEVNRGIGLSLVKEIVEDILGGEIKVKSKKNKGTEFSIYLNREELEDRYEDIHS, from the coding sequence ATGATAAATAGTTTGGGAAAGCATCAAAAATTAAAGGATTCAAGAAATGTATTATTAATTGCAGTGTGCGTTACATTAGTTTCACAAATTCAGTTGTATTTTCTTGTACCTGATTTTAGGGTATCTATGGGTATAATAGTATTTCCTATAGCTTTATATTATTTTGAAAATATTAGTACAATTAAAACAGCTTTGCTTACGGCTTTATTTGTGTACATATGGAGAATAATATTACATTATATTACTAATGGGAGTATGGAATCAGTATTTTTAGCATATTTTCCTGAAATCTTCTTCTATTTATTTTATGGAGTATTTTTTTCAGTTTTAAATAGAAAAAATAAAGATTTTCATCTAAACAAACTTTTTACAAATCTTGTAATAAGTGATTATTTGGCAAATGCAATAGAGATAATACTTAGAACTCCTTCAGGAATTATGAATTTTAGAATTAATATAAGCTTAATAGTTGTGGCATTAATAAGAACTCTCATTATATGTGTAATCTTAAAAATTTTTAAGTTATATAATGTACTTTTATTAAAAAAGGAACATGAAGAAAAGTATAGGAAATTGTTAATTTTAAGTTCTCAACTAAAATCAGAAGTGTTTTGGATGGAAAAAAACATGCATCATATAGAGAGAACTATGACAGAAGCATATAAGTTATTTGAAAATATACGTGCTAATATAAATAATGATTTGTGGGAGAAATCTGCTTTAGCTATAGCCAAAGATATACATGAAATAAAGAAGGAATATGTATTGGTGGTTAGAGGGGTTAGAGAACTAACTTATGATAAATTTAAAGACGAGGGTATGGATTTAAAAGATATGCTATATATACTAGAAAAGAGTATAAAGGATGATTCTAAGAATAGAGAAGTTAATGTTAAGTTTAATATAAATTATCAGAATAATTTCTACACAACGAAGCATTATTATCTTATGTCCATATTTAGAAATTTACTTAATAATTCTATAGATGCTTTTAATAATGTAGATGTTGATAATATAATTTATTTTAAGCAAGAAATTTTAAATGATTTTTATGTATTTATAATTGGTGATAATGGTTCAGGAATTGAAGATAGTGATTTAGAATTTATATTTTCTCCAGGATATTCTACTAAGATAAATTATACTACGGGGGAAGTGAATCGGGGGATAGGTTTAAGTTTAGTTAAAGAAATAGTTGAGGATATTTTAGGTGGAGAAATTAAGGTGAAATCTAAAAAAAATAAGGGGACAGAGTTTTCAATTTATTTAAATAGGGAGGAACTTGAGGATAGATATGAAGATATTCATAGTTGA
- a CDS encoding serine hydroxymethyltransferase has protein sequence MLFENIKNVDPELLNAIEGEIKRQETKIELIASENFTSEAVMEAMGSPLTNKYAEGYPGKRYYGGCEYVDVAENLARERLKELFGAEHANVQPHSGSQANMGVYFTILEPGDKVLGMDLSHGGHLTHGSPVNFSGKLYNFIAYGVNDEGYIDYDAFEKKALEEKPKLIVAGASAYSRIIDFKRIREICDKVNAYMMVDMAHIAGLVAAGLHPNPVPYADFVTSTTHKTLRGPRGGIILCKEEFAKKIDKTIFPGIQGGPLMHTIAAKAVCFKEAMSDEFKVYMTKVVENAKQLSDSLIEKGFNIVSNGTDNHLLLIDLRNKGLTGKEMERILDEVGITVNKNTVPGETESPFVTSGIRIGTPAMTTRGFGKEEMIEIADIMNYVVENKEGNLEPVRERVQKLCAKFPLYK, from the coding sequence ATGTTATTCGAAAACATAAAGAATGTAGATCCAGAATTGTTAAATGCCATTGAGGGAGAGATAAAAAGACAGGAGACAAAAATAGAACTTATTGCATCAGAAAACTTTACAAGTGAAGCTGTTATGGAGGCTATGGGTTCGCCATTAACTAACAAATATGCAGAAGGATACCCAGGAAAAAGATATTATGGTGGATGTGAATATGTAGACGTAGCAGAAAATTTAGCTAGGGAAAGGCTAAAAGAATTATTTGGAGCTGAGCATGCAAATGTTCAACCTCACTCAGGTTCACAAGCAAATATGGGAGTTTATTTTACTATATTAGAACCAGGAGATAAGGTTTTAGGTATGGATTTATCCCATGGTGGACACTTAACTCATGGAAGCCCAGTTAACTTTTCTGGAAAACTTTACAACTTCATAGCTTATGGAGTTAATGATGAAGGATATATAGATTATGATGCCTTCGAAAAAAAGGCATTAGAAGAGAAACCAAAACTAATTGTAGCCGGTGCCAGTGCTTATAGTAGAATAATAGATTTTAAAAGAATAAGAGAGATTTGTGATAAAGTAAATGCATATATGATGGTAGATATGGCTCATATAGCAGGATTAGTTGCAGCAGGATTACATCCAAATCCAGTACCATATGCAGATTTCGTAACTTCTACTACACATAAAACTTTAAGAGGACCAAGAGGTGGAATTATTCTTTGCAAGGAAGAATTTGCGAAAAAAATAGATAAAACTATATTTCCAGGAATTCAAGGTGGACCACTAATGCATACTATTGCAGCTAAAGCTGTTTGTTTCAAAGAAGCAATGTCAGATGAGTTTAAAGTTTATATGACAAAGGTTGTTGAAAATGCTAAACAACTTTCAGATAGTCTTATAGAAAAAGGATTTAACATTGTATCAAATGGTACAGATAATCACTTACTGTTAATTGACCTAAGAAATAAAGGATTAACAGGAAAAGAAATGGAAAGGATTTTGGATGAAGTTGGAATAACAGTTAATAAAAATACTGTTCCAGGAGAAACTGAAAGTCCATTCGTAACAAGTGGAATAAGAATTGGTACTCCAGCTATGACTACAAGAGGATTTGGAAAAGAAGAAATGATTGAAATTGCAGACATAATGAATTACGTAGTTGAAAACAAAGAGGGTAACTTAGAACCTGTTAGGGAAAGAGTACAAAAATTATGTGCTAAATTTCCCTTATATAAATAA